In a genomic window of Novosphingobium sp. KA1:
- a CDS encoding PepSY domain-containing protein, with protein sequence MKQSLRQSMAWLHTWAGLVPGWVLYVIFVFGTAAFFQHEIDAWMRPELPAETRVTPRALAAADALLRTRAAGAESWSVSLPAARGGSGLELSWQMPGADRGHGRREGPRVTLDPETGAEIPVRETRGGFFLYRFHFDLHFMSVMWARYLVCVAALAMLVAILSGVVTHKKIFTDFFMLRLRKGQRSWLDAHNAAAVLALPFHLMITYTGLATLLFTLMPWAISANFPDRQAFYATTFPQGPEREASGEPAPVAPIGRMIAAARQHWGGALPTYISVTSPGDRAGVATLYTARSQWGEGRPDSVYLDAATATRLPSTPSHPGGATATHRVMVDLHTGWFAGYGLRWLYFLSGLGGVAMAATGLCLWCVKRRARLPDPARPHFGFRLVERLNIGFISGAPIGIAAYFLANRLLPTTLPGHADWEINALFIAWGGTLVWAFLRPARRAWLETLAAATALYAAIPLVNAATTTRGVIPSLLAGDRTFAVFDLMMLALAAGFAFTGWTLARHKPRAMPARKRRDEEAMA encoded by the coding sequence ATGAAGCAGAGCCTGCGCCAGTCGATGGCATGGCTGCACACCTGGGCCGGACTGGTGCCGGGCTGGGTGCTCTACGTCATCTTCGTGTTCGGCACCGCCGCGTTTTTCCAGCACGAGATCGATGCCTGGATGCGCCCCGAACTGCCGGCCGAAACCCGCGTGACCCCGCGTGCCCTCGCCGCTGCCGATGCCCTGCTGCGGACCCGCGCGGCAGGCGCGGAAAGCTGGTCGGTCTCGCTGCCCGCCGCGCGCGGCGGCAGCGGGCTGGAGCTATCCTGGCAGATGCCCGGGGCTGACCGGGGCCACGGCCGCCGCGAAGGCCCGCGCGTCACTCTCGATCCGGAGACCGGCGCCGAGATCCCGGTGCGCGAGACCCGGGGCGGCTTTTTCCTCTACCGCTTCCACTTCGACCTGCATTTCATGTCGGTCATGTGGGCGCGCTATCTGGTCTGCGTGGCGGCGCTGGCGATGCTCGTGGCGATCCTGTCGGGCGTGGTGACGCACAAGAAGATCTTCACCGACTTCTTCATGCTGCGCCTGCGCAAGGGCCAGCGCAGCTGGCTCGACGCGCACAACGCCGCCGCCGTTCTGGCCCTGCCGTTCCACCTGATGATCACCTACACGGGGCTGGCGACCCTGCTGTTCACGCTGATGCCCTGGGCGATCTCCGCCAACTTCCCGGACCGGCAGGCCTTCTATGCCACGACCTTCCCGCAGGGCCCCGAGCGCGAGGCCAGCGGCGAGCCGGCGCCGGTTGCCCCGATCGGCCGGATGATCGCCGCCGCCCGCCAGCATTGGGGCGGCGCCTTGCCGACCTATATCTCGGTCACAAGCCCCGGCGACAGGGCCGGCGTGGCGACGCTCTACACCGCAAGGTCGCAATGGGGCGAAGGCCGGCCCGATTCCGTCTATCTCGACGCGGCGACGGCAACGCGGCTGCCGTCCACCCCGTCCCATCCCGGCGGCGCGACCGCGACACACCGGGTGATGGTGGACCTGCACACCGGATGGTTCGCGGGTTACGGCCTGCGCTGGCTCTACTTCCTCTCCGGGCTCGGCGGCGTCGCCATGGCCGCGACCGGGCTGTGCCTGTGGTGCGTGAAACGGCGAGCCAGGTTGCCCGATCCGGCCCGTCCGCATTTCGGCTTCCGCCTGGTCGAGCGGCTCAACATCGGCTTCATCAGCGGCGCACCGATCGGCATCGCCGCCTATTTCCTGGCCAACCGTCTGCTGCCCACCACCCTGCCCGGCCATGCCGACTGGGAAATCAACGCCCTGTTCATCGCCTGGGGTGGCACGCTGGTCTGGGCGTTCCTGCGCCCGGCACGGCGCGCATGGCTGGAGACACTGGCCGCGGCTACGGCCCTCTATGCGGCGATCCCGCTCGTCAATGCCGCGACCACCACGCGCGGGGTCATCCCCAGCCTGCTGGCGGGTGACCGGACTTTCGCCGTGTTCGACCTGATGATGCTGGCGCTGGCCGCCGGTTTTGCCTTCACCGGCTGGACCCTGGCCCGCCACAAGCCCCGCGCGATGCCCGCCCGCAAGCGGCGGGACGAGGAGGCCATGGCATGA